GTGCCGATGGTGTCGGATTCAGCGGCAACACGATTAAGGTCGCGCCGCGCCCGTTCAGCCCGTTTTGCTTCTTCTTCATGTCTGGATACCATGAGTCCACTCGCGCTTTCGGTTATTTCTAGGGCCTATTCCCTCTAACATTATATTTATCTATTAGGTTTTTAATAATTGCAAAAGTGTATTAAAATGAAAAAGCATTTTGCTTCATCATTGTCAGGATATCTCATGTCGCCAGTTCGCTCTTTTGTATTCAGTGTGTTTGTGATGTCGGTTGTGTCTAGTTTAGGTCTATCACCAGCCATTGCTGGGCACTCAAAATCTAAGCAAACCGTAGAACTTCAAGAACGCATAGAATTGCTGGAGTTGCTTGAGCAACGAGAGAGAGAAAAAAAGGCATTGCTTCCTTTGGAGTTTGGTAGCCGTGGCAAATTATATGTATTGGGTGTGTCGGTAAATTCTTCGCCGCTCACTGAGGCAGAAATTAACGAGATACAAGAATCAGAAGGAAATTGATTATTATTTGGATCGTTTCGCCCAAAGATCTGGGCGTCGTTCTTTTGTAATTTTCTCTGCTTCAGCTCGCCGCCATTCATCAACTTTCTTGTGGTTGCCTGATGTTAAGACGTCAGGAATGGTGTGGCCTTCCCATTCGGGCGGGCGGGTATAATGCGGATATTCAAGCAGATCGTTCTCAAAGCTTTCGTCTTCGCCGGAAGCTTGTGCGCCCATGACACCGGGCAAAAGCCGAACACAGGCATCGATTAAGGCCAGGGCTGCGATTTCCCCGCCTGATAAAACATAGTCACCAATGGAGACTTCTTCTAATTCGCGGGCGTCAATGACGCGCTGATCAATGCCTTCAAATCGACCACAAATAATAAGTGCGCCGGGGCCTTTAGTGAGGGCGCGAACCCGCTCTTGTGTGAGCGGTTTTCCTCGTGGTGACATAAGCAGTTTGGGCCGCTCATCAGCGCTCGCGTCGATTGCTTGAGCCAAAACATCGGCGCGGAAAACCATACCTGCTCCACCTCCAGACGGCGTATCATCAACATTCTTGTGTTTGCCCGCGCCAAAATCACGAATATTGACAGCATCACATGACCATATACCGGCCTCCATGGCTCGGCCTGATAAGGAGTGTCCCAAGGGGCCGGGGAACATTTCTGGATAAAGGGTGAGAACGCTGGCGCGCCAGCATGATTTGTCGGTTGTACTCATGATGCATGATCCGGCTCATCGTCATCGCCATCAAGGCCAGCTTCTGCAAGGCTGATGACAATTTTCTTTTCGCTCAATGAAACAGTGGGTACAGCTGCTTTCGTAAAAGGAACGAGCACGGTGGGTGCATGATCTGGTTTGATTTCCAAAAGGTCACCAGCGCCAAAGTTATGGATCAGCGTGACCTCACCGAGTGAGTTGCCCTCGGTATCAACGGTTTGAAGACCAATAAGATCTTCGATGTAAAAATCGTCGTCTTCATCAAGATCAGGCAGATGATCGCGGTCGATATAAAGCTTGATTCCGGTTAGTGCTTCGGCCTGATTACGGTCATTGATACCTTTGAACTTAACCACCAACATGCCGCCTTTGATGGGGCGTAAGGCAGCTATTTTGAAGCGGTTTTTGCCGCTCTCATCTTCAAGGCTGCCATAGTCACCAAAAGCTTCCGGTTCACCCGTGAATGGTTTGACACGCACATGCCCTTTGATGCCATTTGCAGCACCAATTTGGCCAAGGCATATGCGTTTAATGTCAGATGCGTTCATTTGTATATCCGCAATCACGGATTGCCGGGGCAAGCCCGGCAATGACGCGTTTAAATTTACTCTGCAGCAGCTTCTTCTGCCGGTGCTTCTTCTGCAGGAGCTTCAGCTTCTGCTTTAGCCGCAGCTTCAGCTTCAGCCGCAGCTTCTTTTGCGTCTTCTTCCGCTTGTTTGGCTTCATCAAGGCGCTCTTGAGCTTTTTTGCCAAGAAGTGCTTTTTTCGGGTTGTTGCGGTCTTCACGTTTCATCATGCCTGCGGCATCAAGGAAGCGGGCAACGCGGTCTGTTGGTAGAGCGCCTTGGTCTAGCCAATGTTTAATACGTTCTTCGTTGAGGACAACACGTTCTTCTGAGTCTTTTGCCAAAAGCGGGTTATAGGATCCTAATTTCTCGATGAAGCGACCATCACGCGGGGCGCGAACGTCTGCTACGACGATGCGGTAAACAGGACGTTTTTTTGAGCCACCACGGGCAAGACGAATTTTAACAGCCATTGTATTTTTCCTTTAAGTGAAGTGTTTGTTTGTGTTTTAAATTTATTATTTCTTTGGTCCTTTAGGCAGGCCGGGAAAACCGCCGCCACCGAGACCAGGAAGCTTTGGCATGTCGCCGCCCAAGCCACCGGGAAGACCACCGGCCCCACCCATTTGTTTGGCAAGGCGCTCCAGTTCTTTGGGGTCCATGCTGGCGGGATCAGGCATACCGGGAGGCATGCCGCCGCCCATTCCACCCATGCCGCCGCCCATCATGCCGCCAAGTGCGCCCATAATGCCTTTTTTCTTACCCTTGCCGCCCATGGCTTTCATCATATCGGCCATTTGTCGGTGCATTTTTAAAAGCTTGTTGATGTCTGACACTTCGGTGCCAGATCCTTTGGCGATGCGTTTTTTGCGGTTGGCGTTCAAGAGTTTTGGCGCTGCACGTTCTTTTTTGGTCATCGAGGTGATGATCGCTTGTTGGCGCTTAAAGATGCTGTCGTCCATGCCGGCAGCATCGAGTTGTTTTTTCATTTTGCCGACACCTGGCATCATCGACATTATACCGCCCATGCCGCCGAGGCTTTTCATCTGTTCTAATTGGTCATGCAGATCGTTGAGATCAAATTGACCTTTCTGCATTTTGGCAGCCATAGCGGCTGCTTTTTCTTGGTCGATATTCTCAGATGCTTTTTCAACAAGGCTGACAATATCACCCATGCCCAAAATGCGGTCAGCAATGCGGGAGGGGTGGAAATCTTCTAGATCTTCGGCTTTTTCACCAATACCGATAAGCTTAATCGGTTTGCCTGTGACCGCGCGCATGGAAAGAGCGGCGCCACCGCGTCCGTCACCATCAACACGGGTGAGAACAATGCCGGTGATATCAACGCGCTCATTAAAAGACTTGGCAAGATTAACGGCGTCTTGACCCGTGAGGCTATCGGCAACCAGTAAGACTTCATGCGGGTTGGTGGCGCGTTTGATATCGGCCATTTCCTGCATCAAAGGCTCGTCGATCGCGAGGCGACCAGCTGTATCAAGGATCACAACATCATAGCCACCAAGCTTGGCTGCGGTTTGCGCGCGCTCTGCGATTTGGACGGGCAATTGACCCTCAACGATTGGCAGAGTTGCCACGTCATTTTGTTCGCCCAAAACGGCCAGCTGCTTTTGTGCTGCCGGACGGCGCACATCAAGCGAGGCCATCAGGACTTTTTTCTTGTCCCGTGTTTGCAGTCGTCTTGCGATTTTTGCTGATGTTGTGGTCTTACCAGAGCCTTGCAGGCCCACCATCATGATGGCGACGGGCGGGGTTGAGGCAAGGTCAATTGGTTCTGCATCAGAACCCAGCATGGCGACCAATTCGTCATGGACGATTTTGACAACCATCTGGCCGGGTTTGATGGATTTGATAACGTCTGCGCCAACGGCTTTGTTGCGTACGCGGTCGGTGAAGGAACGCACCACATCAAGCGCTACGTCGGCTTCAATCAAGGCGCGGCGAATTTCGCGCAATGCGGCAGACACATCTTTGTCAGACAGCGCACCACGGCCTGTCAGTCCATCAAAAATGGATCCAAGACGATCTGATAAACTTTCAAACATCGCGTTTCCTCAATAAAGCCAGCCCTAAAAGCAGACCACAAAGCAGTTTTACACCCGAGGGCGCATCGCGCTGTCGGGTGGTAACTTCTGGGATCATGCCCCAGTCAGCCAGAAATGAACATCATTTCCAAGAATTGCGCTGGTTATAGAGGAAAAACGAAGGGAATGTCAATGTGATCTATGCTACGCAGTTTACGAGGTAATATTATCGATAATATAGATATTAGAGATTGATCAATGGCAATGTGTGCCGCCATGTTTTATTGCGTATGGCTGATGCCACAACCTCTCATGGTTTTTCTTTTCATTGCAGCGATCGGCGCAATTGGATGGAATAGAAATTCTTAAGACACTGTTTTGACGGAAACATCGCCTAAGCCATTGATTGTATAGGTGCAGCTGTCGCCGGTTTTTGGAAATTGGGTTTTAAGGGCGCTACCGGTCATAATCACGTCACCAGCTTTTAACGCGCCACCGCGCTTTGTCAGATGATTAGCAATCCATGCAAGACCATTGAGCGGGTGGCCGAGGGCGTTGCCCGTGTTGCCGTGGTCGTTGTCTTTTCCGTTCCACGTCACGATGCTTTCAAGATTGCCAAGGTCAATTTTTTGCCAATCTTCAATTGGTTTTCCCAACACAATACCGCCGCACCAGCATTTGTCTGTCAGGATCGATTTTGCATCCAGATTACTATAATCCGCATCACGGTCGTCTATCAGTTCAAGGGCGGGCATTGCTGATTTCACATATGGCGCGATGCTGTTTTGATCGAATGGTGCTTGATCGAGAGGAGCATCCTCACCGATTTCAAAGGCGACTTCGAATTCAATGCCGATGCGTACAAAGTCTGAGATTTTGGCTGTGTGGGATGTGTGATGAATTTTAGCACTAAAAATACGGCCATAGGCGGGCTGATCAACGCCGCACATTTTTTGGATATCTGGCGATGTGAGTGCGATTTTATGACCGCCGAACGGTCCGCTCTCACCCTCATCTTGCATTAGCCGATAAAGCGCGTCTTGCACCTCATAGGCGTTATCAAGACTGCCGGGATCATCGTGTCCGCGCAGCGGCTGGAACCGATCGCGGTTTTGCTGCGCTGTAAAAACTTTGCGTGCGATGGTATTGATTGTTTCTTGATCCACGAAAATTTCCCGTTTTATCTAGGTGCAGTAGTGATGTCAGAAGCAATGGCAGTGCCTGCGGCATAACCAGATGACCATGCCCATTGGAAATTATAACCACCCAACCAGCCTGTAACATCCACCACTTCGCCGATAAAATAAAGGCCCGGCACGAACTTTGACTGCATGGTTTTGGACAAAAGCCCGTCGGTGTCTACGCCGCCAAGGGTTACTTCTGCTGTGCGATAACCCTCTGTGCCGATGGGATAAAGCTCCCAGTGATTGATTGCTGCCGCTAGTCTTTGAAGTTTAGCGTCAGATTGATCCGCAAGATTGCCTGTTAATTGGGTTCGCTTAGCAATTTGTGCGGCAATGCTTTTGGGTAAAAATTCAGCCAGCACTTTATGGATGGCCCGCTTGCCTGAGCGGGTGCGTTCGCGGCGCAAGAGGTCAAGACAATCATGACTTGGTAAAAGGGCGACTTCGATGGGTTGTTTTTCTCGCCAGTAGGATGAAATCTGCAAGATTGCGGGGCCTGAGAGTCCGCGATGGGTGAATAGGAGTGCTTCATTGAACGATGTTTTGTCCGTTGTCACTTTAGCGTCTATAGCAACACCGGCGAGTGTTTTAGCCGTCTCTAAAATGTCGCCATCGAAGGTTAGAGGCACAAGAGCTGGCCGGATGTCGGTTAGTGTGTGACCAAATTGTTCTGCGATTTGATAACCAAAGCCAGTAGCCCCCATTTTGGGAATTGATTTGCCACCGCAAGCAACAACAACATTGCGGCAGGTGAGGATTTCATTTTTCCCGTGTTTTTCGAGCGTAAGTTGAAAACCGCTTTCTGTTTTGGAAATTTCGGTGATGCGGGTTTCAAGCTGAAGATGGGCGTCGGCATTTTGCATATCTTTTTGCAGAAGCTGAATTATTTGTTTCGCTGAATTATCGCAGAAAAGCTGGCCGAGGGTTTTCTCATGATAGGCAATATTGTGGCGTTCAACATGAGCGATAAAATCGTGCTGAGTATAGCTCTTTAAGGCAGATTTAGCGAAATGTGGGTTTTGGGAAATGAAGTTGCTGGCTTCTGTATGGATGTTCGTGAAATTGCAGCGCCCGCCACCTGAAATGCGAATTTTCTCTCCAGGATTTTTTGCATGATCTATGACCAGCGTTTGGCCACCTGTGTGGGCTGCGCACATCATACCAGCTGCGCCAGCACCTATGATTATTGTATTATAAATACGGGGCATGTTTTGGTTGGCTTTTTATGAAGGGTCATCATTGATTTGGATAACAACTATCATTAATTTTGCAGTAATTTTGAAAATTCTTTATGGAATTTAAAAGCATGCTTTTGTTTTGATAATCAGCCGCGTGGTTGATACGCGAGAATGTCTTGAAATTGACACGGAAAAAGAGCAGTATAAAGAAGTATTGAATTTGTCATGACGATCAGTTTTTTCAGGAAAGGAAAAAGTTCTGAACACCTCGCGTAATGAGGGAATAGCACCTGCGCATTCCCATACTGAAATCATCGGTAGTCTACCGTCCTCTATCGTCGGCGCATATGAAGCCGCCATTACCTCTTTGGAAAATGCTAAAGCTGAAGAAATTATAACCATCAATATTAGTGA
This window of the Hyphomicrobiales bacterium genome carries:
- the trmD gene encoding tRNA (guanosine(37)-N1)-methyltransferase TrmD: MSTTDKSCWRASVLTLYPEMFPGPLGHSLSGRAMEAGIWSCDAVNIRDFGAGKHKNVDDTPSGGGAGMVFRADVLAQAIDASADERPKLLMSPRGKPLTQERVRALTKGPGALIICGRFEGIDQRVIDARELEEVSIGDYVLSGGEIAALALIDACVRLLPGVMGAQASGEDESFENDLLEYPHYTRPPEWEGHTIPDVLTSGNHKKVDEWRRAEAEKITKERRPDLWAKRSK
- the rimM gene encoding ribosome maturation factor RimM (Essential for efficient processing of 16S rRNA) codes for the protein MNASDIKRICLGQIGAANGIKGHVRVKPFTGEPEAFGDYGSLEDESGKNRFKIAALRPIKGGMLVVKFKGINDRNQAEALTGIKLYIDRDHLPDLDEDDDFYIEDLIGLQTVDTEGNSLGEVTLIHNFGAGDLLEIKPDHAPTVLVPFTKAAVPTVSLSEKKIVISLAEAGLDGDDDEPDHAS
- the rpsP gene encoding 30S ribosomal protein S16 — protein: MAVKIRLARGGSKKRPVYRIVVADVRAPRDGRFIEKLGSYNPLLAKDSEERVVLNEERIKHWLDQGALPTDRVARFLDAAGMMKREDRNNPKKALLGKKAQERLDEAKQAEEDAKEAAAEAEAAAKAEAEAPAEEAPAEEAAAE
- the ffh gene encoding signal recognition particle protein yields the protein MFESLSDRLGSIFDGLTGRGALSDKDVSAALREIRRALIEADVALDVVRSFTDRVRNKAVGADVIKSIKPGQMVVKIVHDELVAMLGSDAEPIDLASTPPVAIMMVGLQGSGKTTTSAKIARRLQTRDKKKVLMASLDVRRPAAQKQLAVLGEQNDVATLPIVEGQLPVQIAERAQTAAKLGGYDVVILDTAGRLAIDEPLMQEMADIKRATNPHEVLLVADSLTGQDAVNLAKSFNERVDITGIVLTRVDGDGRGGAALSMRAVTGKPIKLIGIGEKAEDLEDFHPSRIADRILGMGDIVSLVEKASENIDQEKAAAMAAKMQKGQFDLNDLHDQLEQMKSLGGMGGIMSMMPGVGKMKKQLDAAGMDDSIFKRQQAIITSMTKKERAAPKLLNANRKKRIAKGSGTEVSDINKLLKMHRQMADMMKAMGGKGKKKGIMGALGGMMGGGMGGMGGGMPPGMPDPASMDPKELERLAKQMGGAGGLPGGLGGDMPKLPGLGGGGFPGLPKGPKK
- a CDS encoding fumarylacetoacetate hydrolase family protein yields the protein MDQETINTIARKVFTAQQNRDRFQPLRGHDDPGSLDNAYEVQDALYRLMQDEGESGPFGGHKIALTSPDIQKMCGVDQPAYGRIFSAKIHHTSHTAKISDFVRIGIEFEVAFEIGEDAPLDQAPFDQNSIAPYVKSAMPALELIDDRDADYSNLDAKSILTDKCWCGGIVLGKPIEDWQKIDLGNLESIVTWNGKDNDHGNTGNALGHPLNGLAWIANHLTKRGGALKAGDVIMTGSALKTQFPKTGDSCTYTINGLGDVSVKTVS
- a CDS encoding NAD(P)/FAD-dependent oxidoreductase, which translates into the protein MPRIYNTIIIGAGAAGMMCAAHTGGQTLVIDHAKNPGEKIRISGGGRCNFTNIHTEASNFISQNPHFAKSALKSYTQHDFIAHVERHNIAYHEKTLGQLFCDNSAKQIIQLLQKDMQNADAHLQLETRITEISKTESGFQLTLEKHGKNEILTCRNVVVACGGKSIPKMGATGFGYQIAEQFGHTLTDIRPALVPLTFDGDILETAKTLAGVAIDAKVTTDKTSFNEALLFTHRGLSGPAILQISSYWREKQPIEVALLPSHDCLDLLRRERTRSGKRAIHKVLAEFLPKSIAAQIAKRTQLTGNLADQSDAKLQRLAAAINHWELYPIGTEGYRTAEVTLGGVDTDGLLSKTMQSKFVPGLYFIGEVVDVTGWLGGYNFQWAWSSGYAAGTAIASDITTAPR